From the Quercus lobata isolate SW786 chromosome 6, ValleyOak3.0 Primary Assembly, whole genome shotgun sequence genome, one window contains:
- the LOC115949724 gene encoding uncharacterized protein LOC115949724, protein MAGDPLKRNQNLYCAYHQEPGHTTDDCRNLKNHLDRLVREGKLRHLLHRPEGWQEPSNSETKQGTLRPPIGTINVILAAPGRTGSAPFRIMSVSSFPTEPDDRESKRARVSATPLIGFTEEDKQGTIQPHDDALVVTLRIGGYDMKRVLVDQGSAVEVMYHDLYKGLNLKQEDLSPYDSPLISFEGKIVIPKGMIRLPVQTDSNVVKVNFIVVDAYSPYTAIVAQP, encoded by the coding sequence atggctggTGATCCTTTGAAGCGCAATCAGAACCTGTATTGCGCGTACCATCAGGAGCCAGGTCACACCACTGATGATTGCAGGAACCTGAAGAACCATTTAGATCGGCtcgtccgagaagggaagctgAGACATCTACTGCATCGCCCTGAAGGATGGCAGGAACCATCGAACAGTGAAACCAAACAAGGTACGTtgaggccacccattggcacaattaatgtcattctCGCCGCACCTGGAAGGACAGGCTCTGCCCCCTTCAGGATAATGTCAGTGAGCAGTTTTCCAACTGAGCCAGACGATAGGGAATCCAAGAGAGCCAGAGTGAGTGCCACACCATTAATTGGGTTCACGGAGGAAGACAAGCaaggaactattcaaccccacgacgatgccctAGTCGTCACGCTCAGAATAGGAGGTTATGACAtgaaaagggtgttagttgATCAAGGCAGCGCCGTGGAGGTAATGTACCATGATTTGTATAAGGGGCTGAACTTGAAGCAGGAAGACCTGTCGCCATACGATTCCCCCCTGATCagctttgaaggaaaaatcGTCATCCCGAAAGGCATGATTAGGTTGCCTGTGCAAACAGACTCAAACGTGGTAAAAGTGAATTTCATTGTCGTAGATGCATACTCCCCCTACACAGCTATCGTGGCCCAGCCATAG
- the LOC115949725 gene encoding uncharacterized protein LOC115949725 translates to MIAALNRFISRSADRCRPFFLLLHKWKGFEWNEECTIAFQQLKEYLAQPQIMSSPEADEVLFAYIIVAPHAVSLVLIREDNGTQRPVYYVSKSLQEAETRYLPLEKAILAIIQATRKLPHYFQAHTVVVLTQLPLKSILRSADYTSRIAKWGMILGAFDIRYMPRTAVKGQVLFRPSGRICGAHTRRKRSVANQRGSGVGLVLLSPEGITIEKLLRLRFSATNNEAEYEALLEGMWMIRKMGGKSVDMISDSRLIVGQVNGDMEAKDERMQEYLDRVKHLQIHFHHFHLMHVPRSGNTHADSLATLATSSAQPLPRVILVEELIHPLTEKANGIGVHNIRTRPSWMDPLVLYLKHDTLPDDKVEADKIRRKATRFWLSEDSKFYRRSFSGPYLLCVHPEATELILEELHEGICRSHMGGRSLSHRVLTLGYWWPSMHKEALE, encoded by the exons ATGATAGCTgctttaaaccgtttcatctcGCGCTCAGCAGACAGATGCAGGccattttttctcctattacacaagtggaaaggatttgagtggaaTGAGGAGTGCACTATAGCTTTCCAACAGCTAAAGGAATACCTCGCCCAACCACAAATTATGTCCAGTCCCGAGGCGGACGAAgttttgtttgcctacatcATAGTAGCCCCACATGCAGTAAGCTTGGTGCTAATCCGAGAAGACAACGGCACACAACGACCAGTCTATTACGTTAGCAAATCACTGCAGGAGGCAGAAACCCGTTACCTTCCCCTCGAAAAGGCTATCTTAGCCATCATACAGGCCACACGAAAGCTTCCCCACTACTTTCAAGCACACACTGTAGTAGTGTTAACTCAACTTCCCTTAAAGTCTATCCTGCGCAGCGCCGATTACACAAGCAGAATTGCAAAATGGGGAATGATTCTGGGCGCCTTCGACATtagatacatgcctcgcaccgctGTAAAAGGCCAGGTCCTCTTCCGACCTAGTGGCAGAATTTGCGGAGCCCATACTAGAAGGAAAAGAAGTGTCG CGAATCAAAGAGGCTCAGGGGTAGGACTTGTCCTGCTCTCACCTGAAGGGATAACCATAGAGAAGTTATTGAGACTCAGATTTTCagccacgaataacgaagccgaatacgaGGCGCTATTGGAGGGAATGTGGATGATCCGGAAAATGGGGGGGAAATCCGTGGACATGATCTCGGACTCGAGACTCATTGTGGGACAGGTAAATGGAGACATGGAGGCAAAGgacgaaagaatgcaagagtatctggatCGGGTTAAGCACCTACAGATCCATTTTCATCACTTCCACTTGATGCACGTACCCAGAAGTGGGAACACTCATGCTGATTCTCTCGCGACAttggctacctcctcggctcagCCCCTTCCTCGAGTCATTTTGGTAGAAGAGCTCATCCATCCATTAACGGAGAAGGCCAACGGGATTGGAGTACATAACATCAGGACAAGaccgagctggatggaccctctAGTGCTGTACTTAAAACACGACACCTTGCCAGATGATAAGGTTGAGGCTGACAAAATCAGGAGAAAAGCTACTCGATTCTGGTTGTCGGAGGATTCCAAGTTTTACAGACGCTCGTTCTCGGGGCCGTATTTACTGTGTGTGCACCCAGAGGCTACTGAACTCATCCTGGAAGAATTACACGAAGGAATTTGCAGAAGTCACATGGGGGGTAGGTCTTTGTCTCACAGGGTCTTAACGctgggttattggtggccgagcatgcataaAGAAGCCCTGGagtag